A single Triticum dicoccoides isolate Atlit2015 ecotype Zavitan chromosome 2A, WEW_v2.0, whole genome shotgun sequence DNA region contains:
- the LOC119359184 gene encoding E3 ubiquitin-protein ligase RNF144A-like, whose product MPSAGAVPFTALLLLAVFSAEEQPFKGLVPESRSGALAGNNVTAAAGTAAMCYRRGGADEEANPGKTVLDVSPLAVCPSPADEKGLSGRAKAWCCWGLAVAMTMVVFVVWPETFIVSPIDPMLTGVDASVVDGDGDGHRELFDCAICMETVPGTLKFSVGSCGHAFCSGCVAQYVAAKLGENVARVKCPDPGCKEGAVEPESCMGIISSDLLDKWGFLLCESLLGAKRVYCPYKECSAPLLADGEAGAAAIVEAECPHCHRLFCARCVAPWHAGVGCKEFQELGQDERGREDLLLRRLAGRQRWQRCPKCRMYVEKSEGCNYIKCRCGSSFCYRCASKVSALTHYCNKCKR is encoded by the exons ATGCCGTCCGCCGGGGCCGTCCCCTTCACGGCCCTTCTTCTcctcgccgtcttctccgccgaggaGCAGCCGTTCAAAGGCCTCGTGCCCGAGAGCCGGAGCGGGGCCTTGGCCGGCAACAACGTCACCGCTGCGGCCGGCACGGCGGCCATGTGCTACCGAAGGGGCGGCGCCGACGAAGAGGCCAACCCGGGCAAGACGGTCCTCGACGTGTCCCCGCTCGCCGTGTGCCCTTCTCCTGCAGATGAGAAGGGTCTGAGCGGGCGAGCAAAGGCATGGTGCTGCTGGGGCCTCGCCGTGGCGATGACGATGGTCGTGTTCGTTGTGTG GCCAGAGACGTTCATCGTATCGCCCATCGACCCCATGTTGACCGGTGTTGACGCGTCGGtggtcgacggcgacggcgacggccacCGCGAGCTCTTCGACTGCGCCATCTGCATGGAGACGGTGCCTGGCACCCTCAAGTTCAGCGTGGGCTCGTGCGGCCACGCCTTCTGCTCGGGCTGCGTCGCCCAGTACGTCGCGGCTAAGCTGGGCGAGAACGTCGCCCGCGTCAAATGCCCCGACCCCGGCTGCAAGGAGGGCGCCGTCGAGCCGGAGAGCTGCATGGGCATCATCTCCTCGGACCTGCTCGACAAGTGGGGCTTCCTACTGTGCGAGTCTTTGCTCGGCGCCAAAAGGGTGTACTGCCCGTACAAGGAATGCTCGGCGCCTCTTCTCGCCGATGGTGAGGCCGGTGCGgcagcgatcgtggaggccgagtgCCCGCATTGCCACAGGCTGTTCTGCGCCCGGTGCGTCGCTCCGTGGCACGCCGGGGTCGGGTGCAAGGAGTTTCAGGAGCTCGGGCAGGACGAGCGCGGCCGGGAGGACCTCCTGCTGAGGAGGCTCGCCGGACGGCAGAGGTGGCAGCGGTGCCCCAAGTGCAGGATGTACGTGGAGAAATCGGAAGGATGCAACTACATCAAATGCAG GTGTGGAAGCAGCTTCTGCTACAGATGTGCATCCAAGGTGTCCGCGCTAACCCATTACTGCAACAAGTGCAAGCGGTAG